In Glandiceps talaboti chromosome 4, keGlaTala1.1, whole genome shotgun sequence, a single window of DNA contains:
- the LOC144434213 gene encoding uncharacterized protein LOC144434213, which translates to MSPPRTSRFVYSVFVSAVLLHAFNPDALSFQHRSPGTIVTDGPTNSQNESASGAILHGLLRPNHDRGMFHFRLQLQRISLIRSKILNLLGKTDTPRIPKAKFSDQERQQMVDLYERTLNETEKQEEEEETAATVKSLRVINGKCESPDINSNVWTNTSGIKLYFDVSGYTAGQHKVVSATLKIHKRMVNTFEVQDSSPASLPDVSHGTATGDDVRSHRPDEDDVRSRQLEADGVLRNHRLDSRLRRHQLDDYDVTTRVVTETRSSSVANDSHEDRDVANVDNSDDDNTGERIEVRITAYQLKYHKRNAPPFRRKLIDTKAVAVDFEGWIQFQITNTVQKWIDSPSKNYGLEIIVEPLHEDETKYAEDVKTNLDVCSTNETMSYEPPTISEMYDGFYPILDVVAAQSKSEFSMGFPGKRSVRSSKRRKGSNSGQCSKETTCCKSQLYVSFEELHWESWILLPKGFNTSFCTGSCVPVHIPGSDDVEKSYFWHQTNLKHSEKNTCCGPTKLKPLTILYIDNEGTFNLVTFKDFIVDECGCRP; encoded by the exons ATGTCTCCACCACGCACCAGTCGTTTTG TTTATAGCGTTTTTGTGAGTGCGGTTCTTCTTCATGCTTTCAATCCCGATGCCCTGTCGTTCCAACACCGTTCGCCCGGGACAATTGTAACTGATGGGCCTACAAATTCTCAAAATGAAAGCGCGTCAGGGGCGATACTCCATGGACTACTTCGACCGAACCACGACAG AGGCATGTTTCATTTCAGGCTTCAGCTTCAACGAATTTCGCTGATTCGAAGTAAAATCCTTAACTTGCTGGGAAAAACCGACACTCCACGCATACCGAAGGCTAAGTTCAGTGATCAGGAGAGACAACAAATGGTTGACTTGTACGAGAGAACGCTGAATGAGACAGAAAAACAAGAAGAGGAAGAGGAAACGGCAGCTACAGTGAAAAGTCtacgagttataaatggaaAAT GTGAATCACCAGATATAAACAGCAATGTATGGACCAATACCTCTGGAATAAAGCTATACTTCGACGTCTCGGGATATACTGCTGGACAACATAAGGTGGTATCCGCGactttgaaaatacacaaaagGATGGTGAATACATTTGAAGTACAAGACTCGAGTCCTGCATCTTTGCCTGACGTCAGTCACGGTACTGCAACCGGTGATGATGTAAGAAGTCACCGTCCAGATGAGGATGACGTAAGAAGTCGTCAGTTAGAGGCAGATGGCGTATTAAGAAACCATCGTTTAGACTCAAGATTAAGACGTCATCAGTTAGACGATTATGACGTCACAACTCGCGTAGTTACTGAAACAAGGTCGTCATCTGTGGCCAACGACTCACACGAGGATAGAGATGTTGCTAACGTCGATAACTCTGACGACGATAACACGGGTGAGCGCATAGAAGTTCGTATCACCGCTTACCAGTTGAAATATCACAAACGCAACGCCCCTCCGTTTCGTAGGAAACTAATAGACACCAAGGCAGTTGCCGTTGACTTTGAAGGATGGATACAATTCCAAATTACCAATACCGTCCAAAAATGGATTGACTCGCCGTCCAAAAACTACGGACTGGAAATTATTGTCGAGCCGCTTCACGAAGACGAAACGAAATACGCCGAAGATGTGAAAACCAATCTCGATGTATGCTCAACGAACGAAACGATGTCTTATG AACCACCTACCATATCTGAGATGTATGACGGCTTTTATCCAATACTCGATGTTGTAGCAGCACAGAGTAAGTCTGAATTCTCGATGGGGTTTCCTGGGAAACGCTCTGTAAGATCATCTAAACGAAGGAAAGGGTCAAACAGTGGACAATGCAGTAAAGAGACTACCTGCTGTAAGTCACAACTGTACGTGTCGTTTGAAG AGCTACACTGGGAGTCGTGGATATTACTACCTAAAGGCTTCAATACGTCCTTCTGTACAGGCAGCTGTGTACCGGTGCATATCCCCGGTAGTGATGACGTGGAGAAGTCTTACTTTTGGCATCAAACCAACTTAAAACACAGTGAAAAG aACACGTGTTGTGGACCTACCAAGCTGAAACCATTGACCATTCTGTACATCGACAACGAGGGAACATTCAATCTTGTCACCTTCAAAGATTTCATCGTAGATGAATGTGGTTGCAGGCCTTAA